From one Candidatus Chromulinivorax destructor genomic stretch:
- a CDS encoding A/G-specific adenine glycosylase translates to MEKLTLDQVSQFQSLIYDYYAANRRDFIWRQDVTPYRIVISEVMLQQTQTARVVPKFENWLQKFPDFLTLAQASTYDVLTAWQGLGYNRRGLALLKIAQIVVDEYNGQLPNDPVVLQTFPAIGPNTAGSICAFAFNNPIMFIETNIRTVYTHTFFQGQSEISDKQLLPLIAQTIDQNNAREWYYALMDYGVHLKQNLPRINAASKHYTKQSKFEGSKRQVRGAIIKILTELKQVDQATLVELLDFQLPENKHDRYKIIQDLIDEKVIYNQRGVISL, encoded by the coding sequence ATGGAAAAACTTACACTTGATCAAGTATCACAATTTCAATCTTTAATTTATGATTATTACGCTGCCAATCGTCGTGATTTTATATGGCGACAGGATGTTACTCCGTATAGAATTGTAATTTCAGAAGTTATGTTACAGCAAACACAAACGGCACGTGTAGTTCCTAAATTTGAAAATTGGTTACAAAAATTTCCCGATTTTCTGACTTTAGCTCAAGCATCAACTTATGATGTTTTAACTGCATGGCAAGGCCTTGGTTACAATCGAAGAGGGCTTGCTCTTTTAAAAATAGCTCAAATCGTTGTCGATGAATATAACGGACAGCTACCAAATGATCCAGTTGTACTGCAAACATTTCCTGCAATTGGGCCAAACACAGCAGGCTCTATTTGCGCCTTTGCTTTTAATAATCCAATTATGTTTATCGAAACCAATATTCGCACAGTCTACACGCATACTTTTTTTCAAGGACAATCGGAAATTAGCGACAAGCAATTATTACCGTTAATAGCACAAACAATTGATCAAAATAATGCTCGAGAGTGGTATTATGCCTTGATGGATTATGGAGTTCATCTTAAGCAAAATTTGCCACGCATTAATGCTGCAAGTAAACATTATACCAAACAATCAAAGTTTGAAGGTTCAAAACGCCAAGTTCGTGGTGCTATTATTAAAATATTAACAGAGTTAAAGCAAGTTGATCAAGCAACTCTTGTTGAATTATTGGATTTTCAGTTACCTGAAAACAAACATGATCGCTATAAAATTATACAAGATCTTATTGATGAAAAAGTTATTTATAATCAACGTGGCGTTATATCTTTATAG
- a CDS encoding ankyrin repeat domain-containing protein: protein MIKNLKLYIAIMLYCFYIPVTITQEIQDKNSIQNLIFTYIDHYKKENDAFDFLQEQQLISISFYDYLLKNLVQDTDSQSQDANFGDVITQAQELVCDTMKEPFLSTLSREVLFFNNSLAEIKDPIFLYVVNHQDSDFIKYSMYQWLKEWAKSKYSNQYDNLSNIVFKRRTDILQILVDAKVNINIKDINGDTPLFWAVTHNDFQSAKLLVKGGAELNEQDEYGFTFLHDAVDKGYNEIAYAFIHEPAIKLDLQDKLGRTPLCIAVIKNRPQIIQELIQAKADLTIQDNRGTPLMEAAVQNRLEIVDMLIKAGANLNTRNLDGYTPLCMAVLCNNKDVVKKLIQGRAGVNKKSQDLAPLHIASRKNFIEIAQLLIDFGADLRAQDSLGRTAKDFATTPEMKNIFDKAQNKKRKRSEVS, encoded by the coding sequence ATGATTAAAAATTTAAAATTGTATATTGCTATCATGCTTTATTGCTTTTACATACCAGTAACTATAACTCAAGAAATTCAAGATAAAAATTCGATTCAAAATTTGATTTTTACTTATATTGATCATTATAAAAAAGAAAATGATGCTTTTGATTTTCTACAGGAGCAACAACTTATTTCGATATCTTTTTATGATTATTTATTAAAAAATTTAGTTCAAGATACAGATAGCCAGAGTCAAGATGCAAATTTTGGAGACGTTATAACACAAGCCCAAGAGCTAGTTTGTGACACAATGAAAGAGCCTTTTTTATCAACTTTATCAAGAGAAGTTCTTTTTTTTAACAATAGTTTAGCTGAAATTAAAGATCCTATTTTTTTATATGTAGTGAATCATCAAGATTCTGATTTTATAAAATATTCTATGTATCAATGGCTTAAAGAGTGGGCCAAGAGTAAATATTCTAATCAGTATGATAATTTAAGTAATATTGTTTTTAAACGGCGAACAGACATATTACAAATACTTGTGGATGCAAAGGTAAATATTAACATAAAAGATATCAATGGTGACACACCATTGTTTTGGGCTGTTACTCATAATGATTTTCAATCAGCAAAGCTGCTTGTTAAGGGTGGAGCAGAGTTGAATGAGCAAGATGAGTATGGATTTACTTTTCTGCATGATGCTGTAGATAAAGGGTATAATGAAATAGCCTATGCGTTTATTCATGAACCAGCAATTAAACTTGATCTTCAAGATAAGCTTGGCAGAACTCCTTTATGTATAGCTGTTATAAAAAATAGACCTCAAATCATTCAAGAGCTTATACAGGCGAAAGCTGATTTAACGATTCAAGACAATAGAGGGACACCTTTAATGGAAGCGGCTGTCCAAAACCGACTAGAAATTGTAGATATGCTGATTAAAGCAGGAGCAAATCTCAATACAAGAAATCTTGATGGCTATACACCATTATGTATGGCTGTTTTATGCAATAACAAAGATGTAGTAAAAAAGTTAATTCAAGGTAGAGCTGGTGTTAATAAAAAATCTCAAGACTTAGCTCCATTGCATATTGCATCACGTAAGAATTTTATAGAAATTGCGCAGCTTTTAATTGATTTTGGGGCAGATCTTAGAGCGCAAGACAGTCTAGGCAGAACTGCTAAAGATTTTGCAACTACACCTGAAATGAAAAACATATTTGATAAAGCACAAAATAAAAAAAGAAAAAGAAGCGAAGTTTCTTAA
- the polA gene encoding DNA polymerase I: MPTQSPVFIIDGSSFLYRAYYGMRPLQTSQGVSVQAVYSFCRMIRKIIKDFNVEHIVVVWDSKGKNVRHEIFPEYKATRQAPPVDLFEQKELILQFLTQIKMAQLSQVGIEADDLIGSLAKKFNDLGCQIMIVSGDKDLAQIVTNDAIKIFDAFKEKVVNEEQLVTQYGFPLSKLPFYFSLLGDASDNIPGVKGIGKKGATDLVIQFDSLDDLYANIDKVTKARTKELLLAQKDNAYLSLDLFTLRNYDVATTLDDTQFDEANWELTIPLLKTLEFKTLVADIEKKSVKVEQKNPSQQNLFEQAPQFLHDIYNFQLVTSLDSLLDVCAKIEAAGAFAIDTETTGLDPMVNECVGISIAIEPGTAYYIPFGHTTDEVQLPLQDLKEHLAPVFINRTIKKYLHHAKFDQVVLHQIGLPLAGVTFDTLIAASLLVQDWQKKGLKTLSEFYFDETMLTYEEMVKEFKVSNFAGISLQAATRYAAADAHQTLKLYHVFYAELEKQNLLSLFNTIEMPVNEILVAMQIEGIYCNTKILATLDTLVSQDLIKIEAEIAQYIDEPINLNSPKQIKELLFDKLNLPTQKKSAKKTGYSTDAQVLHTLSKIHPVPGLILKYRELFKLKSTYIESLPTYINSLTHKIHTSFNQALVATGRLSSSNPNLQNIPTGDLGYPMDIRSAFQAEPGHVLLAADYSQIELRILAHMSKDETLLDAFRLNKDIHTQTAAKIFDTHDSQISSTQRTVGKTINFSILYGLTSYGLSKSLEIPYKDAEKYIATYFAQYPGIVQWIDETIEFTKTHGFVTTLYGRKRYIPGIYEKNRTLFDLAKRMAINSPVQGTAAEIIKIGMINLEKNLVEHNLQAKILLQIHDELILSVPSDEVDKVSQVVKDSLESVVSWEIPLTVQIKTGLNWHDITK; this comes from the coding sequence ATGCCTACACAATCACCAGTTTTTATTATTGATGGATCATCATTTTTATACCGAGCATATTATGGTATGCGTCCTTTGCAAACGTCGCAAGGAGTATCGGTGCAAGCAGTTTATAGCTTTTGTCGGATGATTCGTAAGATAATAAAAGACTTTAATGTGGAGCATATTGTCGTAGTGTGGGATAGCAAAGGCAAGAACGTACGCCATGAAATTTTTCCTGAATACAAAGCAACTCGTCAAGCACCGCCAGTAGATCTTTTTGAACAAAAAGAGTTAATATTGCAGTTTCTTACCCAAATTAAAATGGCGCAACTATCACAAGTTGGTATTGAGGCCGATGATTTAATTGGTTCGCTTGCTAAAAAATTTAACGATCTTGGTTGCCAGATTATGATTGTCTCTGGTGATAAAGATTTAGCGCAAATCGTTACGAATGATGCGATTAAAATATTTGATGCGTTTAAAGAAAAAGTTGTCAACGAAGAACAGTTAGTTACACAGTACGGATTTCCGTTATCAAAATTACCATTTTATTTTTCGTTGTTAGGCGACGCCTCAGATAACATTCCTGGTGTTAAAGGTATTGGTAAAAAAGGTGCAACAGATTTAGTTATCCAATTTGATAGCCTTGATGATTTGTATGCAAATATAGATAAAGTTACTAAGGCACGCACGAAAGAACTCTTGCTTGCGCAAAAAGATAATGCCTATCTCAGTTTAGATCTTTTTACGCTTCGTAATTATGATGTTGCAACGACATTAGATGATACTCAGTTTGATGAAGCTAACTGGGAGCTAACAATTCCTTTACTCAAAACATTGGAGTTTAAAACGTTAGTTGCTGATATAGAGAAAAAAAGTGTGAAGGTTGAGCAAAAAAATCCATCTCAGCAAAATTTATTTGAACAAGCTCCTCAATTTTTACATGATATCTACAATTTTCAGCTTGTTACCAGTCTAGATAGTTTACTTGATGTGTGTGCAAAAATAGAAGCAGCAGGGGCATTTGCAATTGATACCGAGACAACAGGTCTTGACCCTATGGTTAATGAATGTGTTGGTATTTCGATTGCAATAGAGCCTGGCACAGCTTATTACATTCCCTTTGGTCACACAACAGATGAAGTGCAATTACCATTACAAGATCTTAAAGAGCACCTTGCTCCAGTGTTTATTAATCGAACTATTAAGAAATATTTACATCACGCAAAGTTTGATCAAGTTGTCTTGCATCAAATAGGATTGCCTCTTGCAGGTGTAACCTTTGATACGTTAATTGCAGCAAGCTTACTTGTACAAGATTGGCAAAAAAAAGGGCTTAAAACGTTATCAGAATTTTATTTTGATGAAACAATGTTGACGTACGAAGAGATGGTTAAAGAGTTTAAAGTTTCTAATTTTGCAGGTATTTCGCTGCAAGCTGCAACTCGCTATGCAGCTGCCGATGCACACCAAACACTTAAATTATACCATGTTTTTTATGCTGAGCTTGAAAAGCAAAATCTATTATCTTTGTTTAATACCATTGAAATGCCTGTTAATGAAATTTTAGTAGCGATGCAAATTGAGGGCATTTATTGTAATACAAAAATTTTAGCAACATTAGACACTTTGGTTTCTCAAGATTTAATAAAGATAGAAGCTGAGATTGCCCAGTATATTGATGAACCAATCAACCTTAATTCACCAAAACAAATTAAAGAGTTGCTGTTTGACAAACTGAACTTACCAACACAAAAAAAGAGTGCAAAAAAAACAGGCTACTCAACTGATGCCCAGGTTTTGCATACACTTTCAAAAATACATCCAGTTCCGGGTTTAATTTTAAAGTATCGTGAACTTTTTAAGTTAAAAAGCACCTATATTGAGAGTTTACCAACCTATATAAATTCATTGACGCATAAAATTCATACATCGTTTAATCAGGCCTTAGTTGCAACTGGTCGTCTATCCAGTTCAAATCCAAATTTGCAAAATATTCCAACGGGTGACTTAGGTTATCCTATGGACATTCGATCTGCGTTTCAGGCAGAGCCAGGACATGTTTTGCTTGCAGCCGATTATTCTCAAATTGAGTTAAGAATTTTAGCCCATATGAGCAAGGACGAAACGCTTCTTGATGCATTTAGACTTAATAAAGATATTCATACACAAACTGCAGCAAAAATATTTGATACGCACGATAGTCAGATTTCTTCTACACAAAGAACAGTTGGCAAGACGATTAACTTTAGTATTTTATATGGCTTAACATCGTATGGACTGTCAAAAAGTTTAGAGATTCCTTATAAGGATGCAGAAAAATATATTGCTACCTATTTTGCGCAGTATCCTGGCATTGTCCAATGGATTGATGAAACAATTGAATTTACAAAAACTCATGGCTTTGTTACCACCTTGTATGGCAGAAAGCGATATATTCCAGGTATTTATGAAAAAAACAGAACACTGTTTGACCTTGCAAAGCGTATGGCAATCAATTCACCTGTTCAAGGAACAGCAGCTGAAATTATTAAAATTGGCATGATTAATTTAGAAAAAAATCTTGTTGAGCATAACCTGCAAGCAAAAATTCTTTTACAAATTCATGACGAACTTATACTTTCTGTGCCATCTGATGAGGTTGATAAAGTGTCGCAAGTTGTTAAAGACTCTTTAGAATCAGTTGTTTCATGGGAAATTCCGTTGACAGTTCAAATTAAAACAGGTTTAAACTGGCATGATATTACAAAATAA
- the rpmA gene encoding 50S ribosomal protein L27, with protein MATSKTGGSTSNGRESHSKRLGVKLYGGQQVLAGQIIIRQRGTKFHPGLLVGRGKDDTLFALSAGVIKFHKGKKNRSFVSVQRNLVS; from the coding sequence ATGGCAACCAGTAAAACCGGCGGTTCGACCTCGAATGGCCGTGAGAGTCACAGTAAGCGTCTTGGTGTCAAACTTTATGGTGGACAACAAGTATTAGCAGGCCAAATTATAATTCGTCAACGTGGTACAAAATTCCATCCAGGACTTTTAGTAGGGCGTGGAAAAGATGATACATTATTTGCTTTATCAGCAGGTGTTATTAAGTTTCATAAAGGTAAGAAGAATAGAAGTTTCGTTTCTGTTCAACGTAATCTTGTGAGCTAA
- the secF gene encoding protein translocase subunit SecF, with translation MFHFSQYRIQSALLSLLVIFAGISAYIYNGGFRYSVDFTGGTDIRMRFDKPENTAAIKKAIHDEWNGTVYNIIDANEIIIRIQDTPETTDNLDQKIQATVDAVSIDNPGKILQKSSLSSAVGDSLRNSSIKAILIALALMLVYIAMRFRFAFAIGAVVALFHDALAVLACFLIINRPIDIDVVAAILAVLGYSINDTIVIFTQIRKNLVSMKGKALDVIVDTSINQTLRRTILTSASTSLVVGSMLIFGGDAIRSLSLAILLGIIFGTYSSIFIASSIMMLFYKENK, from the coding sequence ATGTTCCACTTTTCACAATATCGCATACAAAGCGCGTTATTATCTTTACTTGTTATTTTTGCTGGTATTTCAGCTTATATTTACAATGGAGGTTTTCGATATAGCGTAGACTTTACAGGCGGAACCGATATCAGAATGAGATTCGATAAACCTGAAAATACCGCCGCAATTAAAAAAGCGATACATGATGAATGGAACGGCACGGTTTATAATATAATAGACGCTAATGAAATTATCATTAGAATCCAAGATACGCCTGAAACTACTGACAATTTAGATCAAAAAATACAAGCGACTGTAGATGCAGTTTCGATTGATAATCCTGGCAAAATTCTTCAAAAAAGCAGTTTGAGTAGTGCAGTTGGAGATTCGTTAAGAAATTCATCAATCAAAGCTATTTTAATAGCATTGGCATTAATGTTAGTATACATTGCGATGCGTTTTAGATTTGCATTTGCTATAGGTGCAGTAGTTGCATTATTTCATGATGCTCTTGCTGTTCTTGCTTGCTTTTTAATCATAAATCGTCCAATTGATATCGATGTTGTTGCAGCTATCCTTGCGGTGCTTGGTTACTCAATCAATGATACGATTGTTATTTTTACTCAAATTAGAAAAAATTTGGTATCAATGAAAGGCAAAGCTTTAGATGTTATTGTTGACACAAGTATCAACCAAACATTACGAAGAACGATTTTAACAAGCGCTTCAACTTCGCTTGTTGTTGGATCAATGCTTATTTTTGGCGGAGATGCAATTCGAAGCTTGTCTCTTGCTATTCTTCTTGGTATTATTTTTGGCACATACTCTTCAATTTTCATTGCAAGCTCAATCATGATGCTATTTTATAAAGAAAATAAATAG
- a CDS encoding zinc-binding dehydrogenase, with amino-acid sequence MQEASFIAIGGLAFDNIKKAQLQIGQTVCVVGLDILGLLTAQIAKLSGCKVIGIDTNEYNLAKAQELGITTVLNQKLDNIEQEMSYLTNHAGVDCTIITKHMDQILQHAVNFAKQQGRIVLSQCKKPINLNYNQLYLKEINIVNIQSTLKDELTLSEQQLENYHDSFFGVTPEYCKSLATFINLLEDGLISTKPLISHTISINNVQEAYKTVQTKDVLGLVLNFLPKQEVIQKNNASPISSFIPAKKDTLHVGIVGASPFTQNTLMPALSKIKNVQIETAVDKNIVKALNIAQVYGGARKTIINEQELFDDNNVNVVFINSPYRLHCSQAINAMEKGKAVFLEKPMATDLEQLNTLYSYLQKNTSAQFCVDYNRSFAPFIKKIDTQTKLRTSPLIISYRMNVGFIAKEQWLQRQMGSGRLIGEACHIFDMFLYLVKAQPIAVSVESLKPTNSYLFPTDNFSAQISFADGSICTLLYTSLGHVGAGKERMEIFFDSKSIVMDDYVSLEGFGLPFSFNESVKQPNKGEDALINNFLRSIKQENYVPPISIERLNQATELTLIIDQLALKGGGEQILK; translated from the coding sequence TTGCAAGAAGCTAGTTTTATTGCTATTGGTGGCCTTGCTTTTGATAATATCAAAAAAGCTCAGCTGCAAATTGGTCAAACTGTTTGCGTTGTTGGACTTGATATTTTAGGTCTTTTAACAGCTCAAATTGCAAAATTATCTGGGTGTAAAGTTATTGGAATAGACACCAACGAATACAACCTTGCAAAAGCTCAAGAACTTGGAATTACCACAGTTTTAAACCAAAAGCTTGATAACATAGAACAAGAAATGAGCTATCTGACCAACCATGCTGGAGTCGACTGCACTATCATCACAAAGCATATGGACCAAATCTTGCAACATGCAGTCAACTTTGCAAAACAGCAAGGTCGAATTGTTTTATCACAATGCAAAAAACCTATTAATCTAAATTACAATCAGTTGTACTTAAAAGAAATTAACATTGTTAATATTCAGTCAACGCTCAAAGATGAACTGACGTTATCAGAGCAACAACTTGAAAATTATCATGACTCGTTTTTTGGAGTTACCCCAGAGTATTGTAAAAGTTTGGCTACGTTTATTAATTTATTAGAAGATGGCTTAATCAGTACAAAGCCGTTAATTTCTCATACGATTAGTATTAATAACGTACAAGAAGCATACAAAACTGTTCAAACAAAAGACGTGCTAGGGCTTGTCCTTAATTTTCTGCCAAAGCAAGAAGTTATTCAAAAAAACAATGCTTCACCAATTTCAAGTTTCATCCCTGCTAAAAAAGATACGTTGCATGTAGGAATTGTCGGAGCAAGCCCATTTACACAAAACACCTTAATGCCTGCTTTATCTAAAATTAAAAACGTTCAGATTGAAACTGCTGTCGACAAGAATATTGTTAAAGCTCTTAACATTGCTCAAGTCTACGGTGGCGCACGAAAAACAATCATTAACGAACAAGAACTGTTCGATGATAACAATGTTAACGTGGTGTTTATCAATTCGCCCTACCGCCTGCATTGCAGCCAAGCTATAAACGCCATGGAAAAAGGCAAAGCAGTATTTTTAGAAAAACCGATGGCAACGGATCTTGAACAACTCAATACGCTGTACAGCTATTTGCAAAAAAACACCTCCGCTCAGTTTTGTGTTGATTATAATCGATCATTTGCTCCATTCATAAAAAAAATAGATACACAGACCAAGCTACGAACATCGCCTTTAATTATTAGTTATCGCATGAATGTTGGCTTTATAGCAAAAGAACAGTGGCTACAGCGTCAAATGGGTTCGGGTCGATTAATTGGTGAAGCGTGCCATATTTTTGATATGTTTTTATACTTGGTTAAAGCTCAACCAATTGCTGTTTCCGTCGAATCATTAAAACCAACAAATAGTTATCTTTTCCCTACCGATAATTTTTCTGCACAAATTAGCTTTGCTGATGGCTCAATCTGTACACTTTTATACACATCGCTTGGTCACGTAGGCGCCGGTAAAGAACGTATGGAAATATTCTTTGATTCTAAATCAATTGTTATGGACGATTATGTTTCACTTGAAGGCTTTGGTCTGCCTTTCTCATTTAATGAAAGTGTAAAACAGCCAAACAAAGGCGAAGACGCTTTGATTAATAATTTCTTACGATCAATTAAACAAGAAAACTATGTACCGCCCATATCAATTGAACGATTAAATCAGGCAACTGAATTAACGTTAATTATTGATCAACTTGCCCTTAAGGGCGGCGGAGAACAAATCTTAAAATAA
- a CDS encoding HIT family protein → MDILYAPWRDKYVKHSIKHKDDENEACVFCTIFSATNADDKEFILKETDHAIVLLNIYPYNSGHVLILPKIHVANLDELSKNVRIELMELMNASIIILKDVLCAQGINAGVNLGKISGAGIPGHVHLHVVPRWSGDTSFITVVGGTKNISVDLKRIYNELKPAFTALEL, encoded by the coding sequence ATGGATATTTTATATGCTCCATGGCGAGATAAGTATGTTAAACATAGTATAAAACACAAAGATGATGAAAACGAAGCCTGTGTTTTTTGCACAATTTTTTCAGCAACAAATGCAGATGATAAAGAATTTATTTTAAAAGAAACAGACCATGCAATCGTTCTGTTGAATATATATCCGTACAACAGTGGACATGTTTTAATTTTACCTAAAATTCACGTGGCAAATCTTGATGAATTATCAAAAAATGTCAGAATTGAATTAATGGAGTTAATGAACGCAAGTATCATAATTTTAAAAGATGTTTTGTGTGCGCAAGGTATTAACGCGGGTGTTAATTTAGGCAAAATAAGTGGCGCAGGAATTCCAGGGCATGTGCATTTGCATGTTGTGCCACGCTGGTCAGGTGATACCAGTTTTATTACGGTTGTTGGTGGAACTAAAAATATCTCAGTTGATTTAAAAAGAATTTATAACGAATTAAAACCAGCTTTTACAGCTTTAGAACTATAG
- the alaS gene encoding alanine--tRNA ligase has product MNSHVIRQKFFEYFKKFHHEQVASSSLIPAQDPTILFTNAGMNQFKDVLLGKEKRSYNRAVTIQKCVRAGGKHNDLDNVGFTQRHLTFFEMMGNFSFGDYFKKEAIPFAWNFLTQDMALDPARLSVSVYLTDDEAYAIWRDDVKIPENKIFRLGADNFWQMGDVGPCGPCTEIFFDRGPEYGCGKADCNVPCGCDRFLEVWNVVFMQYDRQADGTDKLLQQTGIDTGMGLERLCVVTQNKESVFDIDIFQPCIKKIEELTGHKYHESTGIIKASFNVLLDHVRSTSLLIADGCAPSNDGRGYVIRKIIRRAALFAQKLTDKNIFPELAAVLIDEMKQIYPDLQESKDRVIAVLKIEIERFSENLNRGKSILQGYIEKNGLNKIVSGTQAFTLYDTYGFPLEVVQLVAADYGCTVDIDGFEEQMELQRQKSGKKMKQSEQDLALDSSIKTVFTGYGSTYETSTITALVCNNELVDSVKAGQTFSFTVEKTPFYVACGGQVDDKGTVTFGAYQTELLGLQKLNDAILITCIAPTTITLGDSVAMQVDEQARLFTMKNHTATHLLQAALQLILGKQVKQAGSVVNCEYLRFDFTYHAPLSLAQIQAVENLINQKIWDNIPVAIENTTLKDATSRGVIAFFGDKYNPDAVRAVMIPGFSAELCGGTHVRATGDIGLFKIVEETALAAGQRRIVAYTGGKALELMQQNFTIIKNLEQDLKVKSEAILQGVEKLQTRLKDLTREIKVLKTEQWKSLIPSWIEQTENMNGIAFGYLQLQGFAENIRDILTALQAKKPGLYFIVNDEQGSMTFVCSLAKEYVAQVTMKQLQALLQEQCGLKSGGSPVMIQGGGNVPTSCKQFIKNWLIKA; this is encoded by the coding sequence ATGAACTCACATGTTATTCGACAAAAGTTTTTTGAGTACTTTAAAAAATTTCATCATGAACAAGTTGCAAGCTCATCGTTAATTCCTGCTCAAGACCCAACAATTTTATTTACCAACGCAGGCATGAACCAGTTTAAAGATGTTTTACTTGGGAAAGAAAAACGGAGCTATAACAGAGCTGTTACCATTCAAAAATGTGTTCGTGCTGGCGGCAAACATAATGATTTAGATAACGTGGGCTTTACGCAACGACATCTTACATTTTTTGAAATGATGGGCAACTTTTCGTTTGGGGATTATTTTAAAAAAGAAGCGATTCCTTTCGCTTGGAATTTTTTAACACAAGATATGGCGCTTGATCCTGCAAGACTTTCAGTTTCTGTATACTTAACAGATGATGAAGCGTATGCAATCTGGCGTGATGATGTAAAAATTCCTGAAAATAAAATATTTCGCTTAGGTGCTGATAACTTTTGGCAAATGGGGGATGTTGGTCCTTGTGGCCCGTGTACAGAAATTTTCTTTGACCGTGGACCTGAGTATGGGTGTGGTAAAGCTGATTGTAACGTTCCTTGCGGATGCGATCGATTCCTTGAAGTGTGGAACGTTGTGTTTATGCAGTACGATCGCCAAGCTGATGGTACTGATAAATTATTACAACAAACAGGTATCGACACTGGCATGGGATTAGAACGTCTGTGTGTCGTAACGCAAAACAAAGAATCAGTTTTTGATATTGATATTTTTCAACCATGTATTAAAAAAATTGAAGAACTTACCGGCCACAAATATCATGAGTCAACAGGGATTATCAAAGCATCATTCAATGTTCTTTTAGACCATGTTCGCTCAACATCATTATTAATCGCTGACGGATGTGCGCCATCAAATGACGGTCGTGGTTATGTGATTCGTAAAATTATTCGTCGAGCAGCTTTATTTGCACAAAAATTAACTGATAAAAACATCTTCCCAGAATTAGCGGCAGTGTTAATTGATGAAATGAAACAAATTTATCCTGACTTGCAAGAAAGCAAAGATAGGGTGATTGCAGTTTTGAAAATTGAAATCGAACGGTTTTCAGAAAATTTGAATCGAGGTAAATCTATTTTACAAGGCTATATCGAAAAAAATGGCTTAAACAAAATAGTTTCTGGCACGCAGGCATTTACTTTGTACGACACGTATGGATTTCCGTTAGAAGTTGTGCAACTTGTTGCAGCAGACTATGGATGCACGGTTGACATTGATGGCTTTGAAGAGCAAATGGAGCTGCAGCGTCAAAAATCTGGCAAAAAAATGAAGCAGTCAGAGCAAGATTTAGCTTTGGATAGTTCAATTAAAACAGTTTTTACTGGGTATGGATCAACGTATGAAACATCAACGATTACTGCTTTGGTTTGTAATAATGAGCTTGTTGATAGCGTTAAAGCTGGTCAAACTTTTTCGTTTACTGTAGAAAAAACACCATTTTATGTTGCGTGTGGTGGCCAAGTTGACGATAAAGGAACAGTCACTTTTGGTGCTTATCAAACAGAATTATTAGGATTACAAAAACTGAACGATGCAATTTTAATTACGTGTATAGCTCCGACAACAATTACCCTTGGTGATAGCGTGGCAATGCAAGTTGATGAACAAGCTCGTTTGTTTACGATGAAAAATCATACCGCAACACATTTACTGCAAGCCGCATTACAATTAATTTTAGGTAAGCAAGTTAAACAAGCTGGTTCTGTTGTTAATTGCGAGTATCTTCGTTTTGATTTCACCTATCATGCGCCACTTTCTCTTGCACAAATTCAAGCAGTTGAGAATTTGATTAATCAAAAAATCTGGGACAATATTCCTGTAGCAATTGAAAATACAACCTTAAAAGATGCGACAAGTCGCGGTGTTATTGCTTTCTTTGGTGATAAATATAATCCAGATGCAGTTCGTGCAGTCATGATTCCTGGTTTTTCTGCTGAATTATGTGGAGGAACGCACGTACGGGCAACGGGTGACATTGGTTTATTTAAAATAGTTGAAGAAACTGCCTTAGCTGCAGGCCAACGAAGAATTGTTGCGTACACTGGCGGCAAAGCTCTAGAACTCATGCAACAAAATTTTACTATTATAAAAAACTTGGAACAAGATCTTAAAGTTAAGTCAGAAGCTATTTTACAAGGTGTAGAAAAACTTCAAACAAGATTAAAAGATCTAACGCGTGAGATTAAAGTGTTAAAAACTGAGCAGTGGAAATCATTAATTCCATCATGGATAGAGCAAACAGAAAATATGAATGGAATTGCTTTTGGGTATTTGCAATTACAAGGATTTGCAGAAAATATTCGAGATATTCTTACAGCTTTGCAGGCAAAAAAACCTGGCTTATATTTCATTGTTAATGATGAACAAGGGTCAATGACATTTGTTTGTTCTCTTGCAAAAGAATATGTAGCACAAGTTACAATGAAACAACTTCAGGCTCTATTACAAGAGCAGTGTGGATTAAAGTCTGGTGGAAGCCCAGTCATGATTCAGGGTGGTGGTAATGTACCAACATCGTGTAAGCAATTTATAAAAAACTGGCTTATAAAAGCATAA